In a single window of the Coffea eugenioides isolate CCC68of chromosome 3, Ceug_1.0, whole genome shotgun sequence genome:
- the LOC113765798 gene encoding probable acyl-CoA dehydrogenase IBR3, producing the protein MAIRTSDLVGQVHPGQKFDADALLRYASAHVEGFPISPSDFIVSQFGHGQSNPTFLIEVHSESSVKLYVLRKKPPGKLLESAHAVEREFQVLHALGTYTLVPVPKVFCLCTDSSVIGTPFYIMEYLEGRIFIDPKLPGMSPKQRRDIYHATAKALAFLHSVDVDAIGLGNYGKRNHYCKRQVERWAKQYLISTGEGKSERNPEMLQLADWLRQHIPPEDSSGTTGLVHGDFRIDNLVFHPIENRVIGILDWELSTLGNQMCDVAYSCLHYIANVASGDAVEENEGFELTNFPEGVPSLPEYLSYYCSAAERAWPVAEWKFYVAFSLFRGASIFAGVHCRSIMGNASGGERARLMGQMANSLIRTAWSFIGRESVLPRQLPSDVQGNKQQKVEEESKGQFLSMGGKFVPNQKVQDLRDRLIKFMNNHIYPMESEFYKLAQSSKRWTIHPEEEKLKELAKSEGLWNLFIPLHSAARARRILNGGKHGALIAKTSDLLLGAGLTNFEYGYICEIMGRSIWAPQIFNCGAPDTGNMEVLLQYGNEEQLQEWLLPLLKGSIRSGFAMTEPQVASSDATNIECSIKRLGESYIINGKKWWTSGAMDPRCKLLIVMGKTDFTAPNHKQQSMILVDINTPGINIRRPLTVFGFDDAPHGHAEISFENVHVPAKNILLGEGRGFEIAQGRLGPGRLHHCMRLIGAAERGMQMTVDRALKRKAFGKLIAEHGSFLSDIAKCRIELEKTRLLVLEAADQLDRLGNKKARGTIAMAKVAAPNMALEVLDMAMQVHGAAGLSGDTILAHLWATSRTLRIADGPDEVHLGTIAKLELRRAKL; encoded by the exons ATGGCGATTCGGACATCTGATCTTGTGGGCCAAGTCCATCCGGGTCAGAAGTTTGATGCTGATGCCCTGTTGCGATATGCCTCTGCTCACGTTGAGGGATTCCCTATTTCTCCCTCTGATTTTATTGTATCTCAG TTTGGCCATGGTCAGTCAAATCCTACATTCCTCATTGAAGTTCATTCAGAGTCCTCTGTTAAGCTGTATGTTCTCAGAAAGAAGCCTCCTGGAAAATTACTTGAATCTGCTCATGCTGTTGAGAGAGAATTTCAG GTTCTACATGCTTTGGGTACTTATACGCTGGTTCCTGTCCCTAAAGTTTTCTGTTTGTGTACTGATTCAAGTGTGATTGGAACACCTTTCTACATTATGGAGTATTTGGAGGGACGCATCTTCATAGACCCCAAATTACCC GGCATGTCACCAAAGCAAAGGAGGGATATTTACCATGCAACTGCTAAAGCATTGGCTTTTCTTCATTCTGTTGATGTTGATGCCATTGGTCTAGGAAACTATGGAAAAAGGAACCACTACTGTAAGCGGCAG GTAGAGAGGTGGGCCAAACAATATCTTATTTCTACTGGTGAGGGAAAGTCAGAGAGAAATCCAGAAATGTTACAGCTAGCTGACTGGTTGCGGCAACACATTCCTCCTGAAGATTCTTCTGGAACAACTGGACTAGTCCATGGTGACTTCCGGATTGATAATCTTGTATTCCATCCCATTGAG AATAGAGTGATTGGCATTCTTGACTGGGAATTATCTACTTTGGGCAACCAAATGTGTGACGTTGCTTATAGCTGCTTG CATTACATTGCAAATGTTGCATCTGGGGATGCTGTAGAAGAGAATGAAGGTTTTGAACTTACTAATTTTCCTGAAGGAGTCCCTTCACTGCCAGAATATCTGTCCTATTATTGCTCTGCAGCT GAAAGAGCATGGCCTGTTGCTGAGTGGAAATTTTATGTTGCGTTCTCATTGTTTCGTGGGGCATCAATCTTTGCAGGAGTACATTGTAGATCGATAATG GGCAATGCCTCAGGGGGTGAACGTGCTCGACTTATGGGACAAATGGCCAATTCTCTGATAAGAACTGCATGGTCATTCATTGGACGTGAATCTGTCCTGCCTCGGCAACTGCCTTCTG ATGTACAAggaaacaaacaacaaaaagtGGAGGAAGAAAGCAAAGGTCAATTTTTATCAATGGGTGGAAAGTTTGTCCCAAATCAGAAAGTTCAAGATTTGAGAGATCGATTGATAAAGTTCATGAACAACCACATTTACCCAATGGAAAGTGAATTCTACAAACTTGCTCAGTCTTCCAAACGTTGGACAATTCACCCAGAGGAAGAGAAGTTAAAAGAGCTTGCCAAATCAGAAGGACTTTGGAACTTGTTCATACCT CTTCACAGTGCTGCTCGAGCAAGAAGAATATTAAATGGTGGAAAACATGGTGCTTTGATAGCCAAGACATCTGACCTGTTGTTGGGTGCAGGACTTACTAACTTTGAGTATGGATATATTTGTGAGATTATGGGTCGTTCTATTTGGGCACCACAGATTTTTAATTGTGGGGCACCTGATACTGGAAATATGGAg GTATTGCTGCAGTACGGGAATGAAGAACAATTACAGGAATGGCTTCTTCCCTTGCTCAAGGGCAGCATTAGATCTGGATTTGCTATGACAGAACCACAGGTTGCATCATCTGATGCAACCAACATAGAGTGTTCTATTAAAAG ACTTGGGGAATCATATATCATCAATGGAAAGAAGTGGTGGACCAGTGGAGCTATGGATCCTAGATGCAAACTCCTTATTGTTATG GGCAAAACTGATTTTACTGCTCCAAACCATAAGCAGCAGTCAATGATCTTAGTGGACATTAATACTCCTGGGATAAACATACGAAGACCACTCACAGTATTTGGCTTTGATGATGCTCCACATGGTCATGCAGAAATATCATTTGAGAATGTACATGTCCCTGCCAAGAACATTTTATTGGGAGAGGGGCGAGGTTTTGAGATTGCCCAG GGTAGGCTTGGTCCTGGAAGGTTGCATCATTGCATGAGGTTGATTGGTGCTGCAGAACGTGGTATGCAGATGACAGTAGATAGGGCTCTCAAAAGAAAAGCTTTTGGAAAGCTGATTGCAGAACATGGTTCATTCCTTTCAGATATTGCCAAG TGTCGAATAGAATTGGAGAAAACTAGATTGTTGGTTCTGGAAGCAGCAGACCAGCTTGATCGTCTTGGGAACAAAAAGGCTCGTGGAACCATTGCGATGGCCAAG GTAGCAGCTCCAAACATGGCATTGGAGGTACTCGACATGGCAATGCAAGTACATGGAGCAGCTGGCTTATCTGGCGACACGATACTTGCCCATCTATGGGCTACTTCTAGGACATTGAGAATTGCTGATGGCCCTGATGAAGTCCACCTCGGCACTATTGCAAAACTAGAACTGCGAAGGGCTAAACTATGA
- the LOC113764917 gene encoding exopolygalacturonase-like encodes MAMDRRSSSSTIATVLVLCSALASCNAAGGLPRPAPPAVFNVVSFGAKPGNTDSAQQAFMRAWNAACKFVGPRASLFVPPGIFTLGEVTFEGPCSSQSPIVFQVAGTVQAVSDVSAYSGQGWISFDTINGLVITGGGTIDGRGQNVWQYNDCKNNGDCVHLPASFHFNGVKNAKIKGISLVNAMGFHMHVTNSYLFRAHSLTITAPPDSPNTDGMHVSKSNTVKIARSVIRTGDDCVSIGPGATNVTINKVTCGPGHGISIGSLGKYPNELDVRGLIVKNCTLQGTTNGVRIKTYAGSGPSVAAGMRFSDIVMENVLNPIIIDQNYGGSSTQPSQVRITDVVYENIRGTTSTETAISLTCSPSVPCQNVYFTNINLRNTRTARLSSICANARVISSGVQTPAPCVL; translated from the exons ATGGCCATGGATAGAAGAAGCAGCAGCAGCACAATTGCTACGGTCCTTGTTTTATGTTCGGCTCTGGCTTCTTGCAATGCAGCTGGCGGCCTTCCACGGCCCGCCCCTCCTGCCGTCTTTAATGTGGTCAGCTTTGGTGCAAAGCCCGGCAATACAGATAGTGCCCAG CAGGCTTTCATGAGGGCATGGAATGCTGCCTGTAAATTCGTTGGACCAAGGGCAAGTTTGTTTGTACCTCCAGGGATTTTCACGCTCGGAGAGGTCACATTTGAGGGGCCGTGCAGCAGCCAAAGTCCCATCGTTTTCCAGGTTGCCGGAACCGTACAAGCCGTGTCTGATGTTTCTGCATACTCCGGTCAAGGCTGGATTTCTTTCGACACGATAAACGGCTTGGTAATTACTGGCGGAGGTACCATTGACGGCCGGGGCCAGAATGTATGGCAATACAATGACTGCAAAAATAATGGTGATTGTGTGCATTTACCAGCC TCTTTCCACTTTAATGGTGTGAAGAATGCAAAAATCAAGGGTATCAGCTTGGTAAACGCCATGGGATTTCACATGCACGTTACTAACAGCTACCTATTTAGAGCACATAGCCTCACCATTACTGCACCTCCAGATAGTCCCAACACCGATGGCATGCACGTAAGCAAATCTAACACTGTGAAGATAGCCAGAAGTGTAATCAGAACAGGCGACGATTGTGTCTCTATTGGACCGGGAGCCACTAATGTCACCATTAACAAAGTCACCTGCGGCCCTGGACATGGCATCAG CATAGGTAGCCTGGGCAAATATCCCAATGAATTGGATGTGAGAGGGCTGATTGTGAAAAATTGCACACTGCAAGGCACTACAAATGGCGTCAGAATTAAAACATACGCAGGATCAGGTCCAAGTGTTGCTGCAGGGATGCGTTTCAGCGATATTGTCATGGAAAATGTGTTGAACCCCATCATCATAGACCAAAACTATGGCGGATCCTCCACCCAG CCATCTCAAGTAAGAATCACCGATGTTGTCTATGAAAACATAAGGGGAACCACAAGCACAGAAACTGCTATCAGTCTAACGTGCAGCCCATCGGTTCCTTGCCAAAATGTGTATTTTACCAACATCAATCTCAGGAACACGAGGACCGCTAGACTTTCCTCCATTTGTGCTAATGCGCGAGTTATCTCTAGCGGTGTACAAACCCCTGCTCCTTGTGTATTATAG